The Penaeus monodon isolate SGIC_2016 chromosome 13, NSTDA_Pmon_1, whole genome shotgun sequence genome contains a region encoding:
- the LOC119580285 gene encoding zinc finger CCCH domain-containing protein 13-like isoform X5 — MMPLVDPRRASSHTQSGASRSSLAHHLGKTASTEPQRTKTAEVNKSHPKKPQEQTPSKDHQQIQQQQQQRQAQKPPQAKVNLSEEGRTAKEAGKDNNNHRGSQTKTGGNTPVSFPYPGNKSLVPAHGPTVGKGGPGTQGSEVWDLRRLEEESEVALERRRQQLTQELMREMAGDSHHHMSAMDKKQMHGQHGHRRSISSSSSSSSSSTSSSTSSSSSSSSTDTSAHRPGHKRDTKRKPRPSKRVAPTGDRSKLKKTKSASSSRKHSSSKSSKKSHPSKKDHDKVRSHKTSRSPTRRKSSMSKKLLSPGRKRSPSPSSRKSHKISPGSSKRSKSRKRSHSPRERVEYRDNRIAVPERSLSHGRDPSLGSHAGSSRSRDPRVDDRMRRMSPEQIGRDRYSSRAESPSRRYEKERGMEEYVEQRRDRRSPISRSREVERKDPHRHRDYDRHERDHYDERRRDDPRREDREREQLRERELRERELRDRELLKERERVELMEREQERERERMREVDDRRGRYAREHEFAREREVVVRGGGREYEGEREFYSPRGRPEIDARVMPVDDRRAYEDPAYDRYQSERERSRYEAGRDRYEELSLHDRRGLPPMEDRRSDRRGPPIDTRFPDERRRSGGSLDPRAHEAWVDEHRGMERLERAEHFAPHVPPRHRHQPDWVGGRPPAAWERHKHPRHEDWGDEYGVAVGSRGGEWGEEPHEWVGDRQGPLPPHQEQWSHPRRSYRDEWGGRGSEWVDRPLPAYSGGRDLGPPAPQGPSVGRADHSQPPPLGRRTRREQVEQVIDPPPLAGSSSRHHLPPSSEDEGIESALVPPRGGDAGTPPPPDQDQALMPGELWEYDPGRGSWVRRAADAPPAPEAESPSKKEKSLSEPPQEAESESGGTAEIKKRSTPEEPVIEEVTAKKPRVEAPADVEEPENTLQEKDTFSDISDDADDILNQEVGGYNDDDSRNLSSSQLEPAFFHQDSRNMSRENGPSYDDLLDDEEAIHLEEISDDELEEDRQAKFNVAGALDINWASLVRDTPATHEVAAGTALKRFSPAHLLARIGVSTRYARKEVIERVRAVCAADAAKDEEPKDIEVPPVVDSTGVVRLIKAREESRQRILDSIGPNRRALCARQDIALRRQLCNLPEQDLLGDNPLLDKDLFRQSVSLLKSC, encoded by the exons ATGATGCCATTAGTGGACCCTCGGAGGGCTTCAAGCCATACACAATCAGGAGCATCGCGATCTAGCTTGGCACATCACTTGGGTAAAACTGCAAGTACAGAGCCTCAAAGGACGAAAACTGCTGAAGTAAACAA AAGTCACCCAAAGAAGCCACAAGAACAGACTCCTTCTAAGGACCACCAACAAatacagcagcagcaacagcagcgacAAGCACAGAAACCACCGCAAGCAAAG GTGAATCTATCAGAAGAAGGGAGGACTGCTAAAGAAGCTGGGAAGGACAACAACAATCACAGAG GGTCACAGACTAAGACTGGTGGTAACACTCCGGTCAGCTTTCCTTACCCGGGCAACAAATCCCTTGTTCCTGCTCACGGCCCCACTGTTGGTAAAGGTGGACCTGGTACTCAGGGGTCTGAGGTGTGGGACCTAAGAAGGCTAGAAGAGGAAAGTGAAGTAGCTTTAGAGCGTCGGCGGCAACAGCTAACCCAGGAGTTGATGCGTGAGATGGCTGGTGACTCGCATCATCACATGTCAGCTATGGATAAGAAA CAAATGCATGGTCAACATGGCCATCGAAGAAGCATTTCATCTTCAAGTAGCAGCTCATCCTCATCCACTTCCTCGTCAACCTCATCATCCTCCAGTTCCTCCTCCACTGACACATCAGCTCACAGGCCTGGCCACAAGCGGGACACAAAGCGCAAGCCAAGACCCAGCAAAAGGGTTGCTCCTACAGGCGACCGCTCCAAGCTTAAGAAGACCAAGTCAGCATCATCTTC GAGAAAACATAGTAGTAGCAAAAGCAGTAAGAAGAGTCACCCTAGTAAGAAGGATCATGACAAAGTTAGGAGTCACAAGACTAGCCGTTCACCCACCAGAAGGAAGAGTTCCATGTCCAAGAAACTTTTGTCTCCTGGACGTAAACGCTCACCTTCTCCTAGTTCCAGAAAATCACACAAGATATCTCCTGGATCCTCTAAACGAAGTAaga GTAGAAAGAGGTCACACTCCCCTAGAGAACGTGTAGAATACCGGGACAACCGCATTGCTGTACCAGAGAGATCCCTAAGTCACGGACGTGACCCTAGCCTTGGATCTCACGCTGGTTCATCACGTAGTCGAGATCCAAGAGTTGATGACCGAATGCGTAGAATGTCTCCTGAGCAGATTGGAAGAGACAGATACAG TAGCAGAGCAGAATCACCAAGTCGGAGATATGAAAAGGAGCGTGGAATGGAAGAATATGTTGAACAGCGCCGAGACCGTCGGTCTCCCATATCAAGATCAAGAGAAGTTGAAAGGAAGGATCCTCATCGACATAGAGATTATGACAG gCATGAACGGGATCATTATGATGAACGACGACGTGATGACCCAAGAAGAGAAGATCGTGAAAGGGAGCAGTTGAGAGAGCGAGAATTGAGGGAAAGGGAGTTGAGGGATAGAGAACtgttgaaggaaagggagagagtggaacTGATGGAGCGGGAACAAgaacgtgaaagagagagaatgagagaagtggATGACAGGAGAG GACGCTATGCAAGAGAGCATGAATTTGCAAGGGAGCGAGAAGTAGTGGTACGTGGTGGTGGCAGGGagtatgaaggagaaagagagttctATTCACCAAGGGGGCGACCAGAGATAGATGCAAGAGTTATGCCTGTTGATGATCGACGAGCTTATGAAGACCCAGCATATGATAGATATCAGA GTGAACGTGAACGCAGTCGTTATGAAGCAGGTCGTGATCGATATGAAGAATTATCTTTACATGATCGTCGAGGACTGCCTCCTATGGAGGATCGTCGCTCTGATCGCAGAGGCCCTCCAATTGATACTCGTTTTCCAGATGAACGCAGAAG AAGTGGAGGCAGCCTTGACCCAAGAGCTCATGAAGCATGGGTGGATGAGCATCGTGGAATGGAGCGGCTGGAAAGAGCAGAGCACTTTGCCCCCCATGTTCCACCTCGCCATCGCCACCAACCAGATTGGGTGGGAGGCCGTCCACCTGCAGCTTGGGAAAGGCATAAACACCCCAG GCATGAAGACTGGGGAGATGAGTATGGTGTTGCAGTTGGCAGTCGAggtggagaatggggagaggaaccTCATGAGTGGGTAGGGGACCGTCAGGGTCCTTTGCCACCCCATCAAGAACAGTGGAGTCATCCCAG AAGGAGCTACAGGGACGaatggggaggcaggggaagcGAGTGGGTTGATCGGCCTCTTCCTGCTTATTCTGGTGGGCGTGATTTGGGTCCTCCTGCACCCCAGGGACCATCAGTTGGAAGGGCAGATCACAGTCAGCCTCCACCACTAGGACGCAGAACTCGCAGGGAGCAAGTGGAGCAAGTCATAGACCCACCTCCCTTGGCTGGATCTTCAAGCCGCCATCATCT GCCTCCTAGCAGTGAGGATGAGGGTATTGAAAGTGCCTTGGTGCCTCCCAGAGGTGGGGATGCAGGCACTCCCCCACCCCCGGACCAGGACCAGGCACTCATGCCAG GGGAGTTGTGGGAGTATGATCCTGGCAGAGGTTCATGGGTGCGAAGGGCAGCTGATGCTCCACCAGCGCCTGAAGCTGAGTCACCTTCTAAGAAGGAAAAGTCCTTGTCAGAACCTCCTCAGGAAG CAGAGAGTGAAAGTGGAGGCACtgcagagataaagaaaaggagtacACCAGAAGAACCTGTCATTGAGGAAGTAACAGCTAAAAAACCACGAGTAGAAGCTCCAGCAGATGTTGAGGAGCCTGAAAACACCCTGCAGGAGAAGGATACATTCAGTGACAtcagtgatgatgctgatgacattcttaaCCAAGAG GTTGGAggatacaatgatgatgatagtcgcAACTTGAGTTCAAGTCAGTTGGAG CCTGCCTTTTTCCACCAGGATTCACGGAACATGAGCCGTGAGAATGGACCATCATATGATG atCTGTTGGATGATGAAGAAGCCATTCACCTAGAGGAGATCAGTGATGATGAGTTAGAAGAAGATCGTCAGGCTAAATTTA ATGTTGCGGGTGCTTTGGATATAAACTGGGCTTCTCTTGTGCGTGATACTCCAGCAACACATGAGGTTGCAGCAGGAACAGCTCTCAAGAGATTCAGTCCTGCTCACTTGCTGGCACGGATAGGAGTGTCTACTAGATATGCTAGAAAAGAAGTGATAGAAAGAGTCAGAGCTGTGTGTGCTGCAGATGCTGCTAAAGATGAAG AACCCAAGGACATTGAAGTGCCACCTGTAGTGGACTCCACAGGTGTTGTTCGCTTAATAAAGGCGCGAGAGGAGAGCCGCCAAAGAATCCTGGATAGTATTGGTCCCAACAGGAGAGCTCTCTGTGCAAGACAGGATATTGCCCTGAG ACGACAGCTGTGCAATCTCCCTGAACAAGATCTTCTGGGTGACAATCCATTGCTTGACAAGGATTTGTTTAGACAGTCAGTCTCTTTACTGAAATCATGTTGA
- the LOC119580285 gene encoding zinc finger CCCH domain-containing protein 13-like isoform X8: MMPLVDPRRASSHTQSGASRSSLAHHLGKTASTEPQRTKTAEVNKSHPKKPQEQTPSKDHQQIQQQQQQRQAQKPPQAKVNLSEEGRTAKEAGKDNNNHRGSQTKTGGNTPVSFPYPGNKSLVPAHGPTVGKGGPGTQGSEVWDLRRLEEESEVALERRRQQLTQELMREMAGDSHHHMSAMDKKQMHGQHGHRRSISSSSSSSSSSTSSSTSSSSSSSSTDTSAHRPGHKRDTKRKPRPSKRVAPTGDRSKLKKTKSASSSRKHSSSKSSKKSHPSKKDHDKVRSHKTSRSPTRRKSSMSKKLLSPGRKRSPSPSSRKSHKISPGSSKRSKSRKRSHSPRERVEYRDNRIAVPERSLSHGRDPSLGSHAGSSRSRDPRVDDRMRRMSPEQIGRDRYSSRAESPSRRYEKERGMEEYVEQRRDRRSPISRSREVERKDPHRHRDYDRHERDHYDERRRDDPRREDREREQLRERELRERELRDRELLKERERVELMEREQERERERMREVDDRRGRYAREHEFAREREVVVRGGGREYEGEREFYSPRGRPEIDARVMPVDDRRAYEDPAYDRYQSERERSRYEAGRDRYEELSLHDRRGLPPMEDRRSDRRGPPIDTRFPDERRRSGGSLDPRAHEAWVDEHRGMERLERAEHFAPHVPPRHRHQPDWVGGRPPAAWERHKHPRHEDWGDEYGVAVGSRGGEWGEEPHEWVGDRQGPLPPHQEQWSHPRRSYRDEWGGRGSEWVDRPLPAYSGGRDLGPPAPQGPSVGRADHSQPPPLGRRTRREQVEQVIDPPPLAGSSSRHHLPPSSEDEGIESALVPPRGGDAGTPPPPDQDQALMPGNDGELWEYDPGRGSWVRRAADAPPAPEAESPSKKEKSLSEPPQEESESGGTAEIKKRSTPEEPVIEEVTAKKPRVEAPADVEEPENTLQEKDTFSDISDDADDILNQEVGGYNDDDSRNLSSSQLEDSRNMSRENGPSYDDLLDDEEAIHLEEISDDELEEDRQAKFNVAGALDINWASLVRDTPATHEVAAGTALKRFSPAHLLARIGVSTRYARKEVIERVRAVCAADAAKDEEPKDIEVPPVVDSTGVVRLIKAREESRQRILDSIGPNRRALCARQDIALRRQLCNLPEQDLLGDNPLLDKDLFRQSVSLLKSC; the protein is encoded by the exons ATGATGCCATTAGTGGACCCTCGGAGGGCTTCAAGCCATACACAATCAGGAGCATCGCGATCTAGCTTGGCACATCACTTGGGTAAAACTGCAAGTACAGAGCCTCAAAGGACGAAAACTGCTGAAGTAAACAA AAGTCACCCAAAGAAGCCACAAGAACAGACTCCTTCTAAGGACCACCAACAAatacagcagcagcaacagcagcgacAAGCACAGAAACCACCGCAAGCAAAG GTGAATCTATCAGAAGAAGGGAGGACTGCTAAAGAAGCTGGGAAGGACAACAACAATCACAGAG GGTCACAGACTAAGACTGGTGGTAACACTCCGGTCAGCTTTCCTTACCCGGGCAACAAATCCCTTGTTCCTGCTCACGGCCCCACTGTTGGTAAAGGTGGACCTGGTACTCAGGGGTCTGAGGTGTGGGACCTAAGAAGGCTAGAAGAGGAAAGTGAAGTAGCTTTAGAGCGTCGGCGGCAACAGCTAACCCAGGAGTTGATGCGTGAGATGGCTGGTGACTCGCATCATCACATGTCAGCTATGGATAAGAAA CAAATGCATGGTCAACATGGCCATCGAAGAAGCATTTCATCTTCAAGTAGCAGCTCATCCTCATCCACTTCCTCGTCAACCTCATCATCCTCCAGTTCCTCCTCCACTGACACATCAGCTCACAGGCCTGGCCACAAGCGGGACACAAAGCGCAAGCCAAGACCCAGCAAAAGGGTTGCTCCTACAGGCGACCGCTCCAAGCTTAAGAAGACCAAGTCAGCATCATCTTC GAGAAAACATAGTAGTAGCAAAAGCAGTAAGAAGAGTCACCCTAGTAAGAAGGATCATGACAAAGTTAGGAGTCACAAGACTAGCCGTTCACCCACCAGAAGGAAGAGTTCCATGTCCAAGAAACTTTTGTCTCCTGGACGTAAACGCTCACCTTCTCCTAGTTCCAGAAAATCACACAAGATATCTCCTGGATCCTCTAAACGAAGTAaga GTAGAAAGAGGTCACACTCCCCTAGAGAACGTGTAGAATACCGGGACAACCGCATTGCTGTACCAGAGAGATCCCTAAGTCACGGACGTGACCCTAGCCTTGGATCTCACGCTGGTTCATCACGTAGTCGAGATCCAAGAGTTGATGACCGAATGCGTAGAATGTCTCCTGAGCAGATTGGAAGAGACAGATACAG TAGCAGAGCAGAATCACCAAGTCGGAGATATGAAAAGGAGCGTGGAATGGAAGAATATGTTGAACAGCGCCGAGACCGTCGGTCTCCCATATCAAGATCAAGAGAAGTTGAAAGGAAGGATCCTCATCGACATAGAGATTATGACAG gCATGAACGGGATCATTATGATGAACGACGACGTGATGACCCAAGAAGAGAAGATCGTGAAAGGGAGCAGTTGAGAGAGCGAGAATTGAGGGAAAGGGAGTTGAGGGATAGAGAACtgttgaaggaaagggagagagtggaacTGATGGAGCGGGAACAAgaacgtgaaagagagagaatgagagaagtggATGACAGGAGAG GACGCTATGCAAGAGAGCATGAATTTGCAAGGGAGCGAGAAGTAGTGGTACGTGGTGGTGGCAGGGagtatgaaggagaaagagagttctATTCACCAAGGGGGCGACCAGAGATAGATGCAAGAGTTATGCCTGTTGATGATCGACGAGCTTATGAAGACCCAGCATATGATAGATATCAGA GTGAACGTGAACGCAGTCGTTATGAAGCAGGTCGTGATCGATATGAAGAATTATCTTTACATGATCGTCGAGGACTGCCTCCTATGGAGGATCGTCGCTCTGATCGCAGAGGCCCTCCAATTGATACTCGTTTTCCAGATGAACGCAGAAG AAGTGGAGGCAGCCTTGACCCAAGAGCTCATGAAGCATGGGTGGATGAGCATCGTGGAATGGAGCGGCTGGAAAGAGCAGAGCACTTTGCCCCCCATGTTCCACCTCGCCATCGCCACCAACCAGATTGGGTGGGAGGCCGTCCACCTGCAGCTTGGGAAAGGCATAAACACCCCAG GCATGAAGACTGGGGAGATGAGTATGGTGTTGCAGTTGGCAGTCGAggtggagaatggggagaggaaccTCATGAGTGGGTAGGGGACCGTCAGGGTCCTTTGCCACCCCATCAAGAACAGTGGAGTCATCCCAG AAGGAGCTACAGGGACGaatggggaggcaggggaagcGAGTGGGTTGATCGGCCTCTTCCTGCTTATTCTGGTGGGCGTGATTTGGGTCCTCCTGCACCCCAGGGACCATCAGTTGGAAGGGCAGATCACAGTCAGCCTCCACCACTAGGACGCAGAACTCGCAGGGAGCAAGTGGAGCAAGTCATAGACCCACCTCCCTTGGCTGGATCTTCAAGCCGCCATCATCT GCCTCCTAGCAGTGAGGATGAGGGTATTGAAAGTGCCTTGGTGCCTCCCAGAGGTGGGGATGCAGGCACTCCCCCACCCCCGGACCAGGACCAGGCACTCATGCCAGGTAATGACG GGGAGTTGTGGGAGTATGATCCTGGCAGAGGTTCATGGGTGCGAAGGGCAGCTGATGCTCCACCAGCGCCTGAAGCTGAGTCACCTTCTAAGAAGGAAAAGTCCTTGTCAGAACCTCCTCAGGAAG AGAGTGAAAGTGGAGGCACtgcagagataaagaaaaggagtacACCAGAAGAACCTGTCATTGAGGAAGTAACAGCTAAAAAACCACGAGTAGAAGCTCCAGCAGATGTTGAGGAGCCTGAAAACACCCTGCAGGAGAAGGATACATTCAGTGACAtcagtgatgatgctgatgacattcttaaCCAAGAG GTTGGAggatacaatgatgatgatagtcgcAACTTGAGTTCAAGTCAGTTGGAG GATTCACGGAACATGAGCCGTGAGAATGGACCATCATATGATG atCTGTTGGATGATGAAGAAGCCATTCACCTAGAGGAGATCAGTGATGATGAGTTAGAAGAAGATCGTCAGGCTAAATTTA ATGTTGCGGGTGCTTTGGATATAAACTGGGCTTCTCTTGTGCGTGATACTCCAGCAACACATGAGGTTGCAGCAGGAACAGCTCTCAAGAGATTCAGTCCTGCTCACTTGCTGGCACGGATAGGAGTGTCTACTAGATATGCTAGAAAAGAAGTGATAGAAAGAGTCAGAGCTGTGTGTGCTGCAGATGCTGCTAAAGATGAAG AACCCAAGGACATTGAAGTGCCACCTGTAGTGGACTCCACAGGTGTTGTTCGCTTAATAAAGGCGCGAGAGGAGAGCCGCCAAAGAATCCTGGATAGTATTGGTCCCAACAGGAGAGCTCTCTGTGCAAGACAGGATATTGCCCTGAG ACGACAGCTGTGCAATCTCCCTGAACAAGATCTTCTGGGTGACAATCCATTGCTTGACAAGGATTTGTTTAGACAGTCAGTCTCTTTACTGAAATCATGTTGA
- the LOC119580285 gene encoding zinc finger CCCH domain-containing protein 13-like isoform X6 yields the protein MMPLVDPRRASSHTQSGASRSSLAHHLGKTASTEPQRTKTAEVNKSHPKKPQEQTPSKDHQQIQQQQQQRQAQKPPQAKVNLSEEGRTAKEAGKDNNNHRGSQTKTGGNTPVSFPYPGNKSLVPAHGPTVGKGGPGTQGSEVWDLRRLEEESEVALERRRQQLTQELMREMAGDSHHHMSAMDKKQMHGQHGHRRSISSSSSSSSSSTSSSTSSSSSSSSTDTSAHRPGHKRDTKRKPRPSKRVAPTGDRSKLKKTKSASSSRKHSSSKSSKKSHPSKKDHDKVRSHKTSRSPTRRKSSMSKKLLSPGRKRSPSPSSRKSHKISPGSSKRSKSRKRSHSPRERVEYRDNRIAVPERSLSHGRDPSLGSHAGSSRSRDPRVDDRMRRMSPEQIGRDRYSSRAESPSRRYEKERGMEEYVEQRRDRRSPISRSREVERKDPHRHRDYDRHERDHYDERRRDDPRREDREREQLRERELRERELRDRELLKERERVELMEREQERERERMREVDDRRGRYAREHEFAREREVVVRGGGREYEGEREFYSPRGRPEIDARVMPVDDRRAYEDPAYDRYQSERERSRYEAGRDRYEELSLHDRRGLPPMEDRRSDRRGPPIDTRFPDERRRSGGSLDPRAHEAWVDEHRGMERLERAEHFAPHVPPRHRHQPDWVGGRPPAAWERHEDWGDEYGVAVGSRGGEWGEEPHEWVGDRQGPLPPHQEQWSHPRRSYRDEWGGRGSEWVDRPLPAYSGGRDLGPPAPQGPSVGRADHSQPPPLGRRTRREQVEQVIDPPPLAGSSSRHHLPPSSEDEGIESALVPPRGGDAGTPPPPDQDQALMPGNDGELWEYDPGRGSWVRRAADAPPAPEAESPSKKEKSLSEPPQEAESESGGTAEIKKRSTPEEPVIEEVTAKKPRVEAPADVEEPENTLQEKDTFSDISDDADDILNQEVGGYNDDDSRNLSSSQLEPAFFHQDSRNMSRENGPSYDDLLDDEEAIHLEEISDDELEEDRQAKFNVAGALDINWASLVRDTPATHEVAAGTALKRFSPAHLLARIGVSTRYARKEVIERVRAVCAADAAKDEEPKDIEVPPVVDSTGVVRLIKAREESRQRILDSIGPNRRALCARQDIALRRQLCNLPEQDLLGDNPLLDKDLFRQSVSLLKSC from the exons ATGATGCCATTAGTGGACCCTCGGAGGGCTTCAAGCCATACACAATCAGGAGCATCGCGATCTAGCTTGGCACATCACTTGGGTAAAACTGCAAGTACAGAGCCTCAAAGGACGAAAACTGCTGAAGTAAACAA AAGTCACCCAAAGAAGCCACAAGAACAGACTCCTTCTAAGGACCACCAACAAatacagcagcagcaacagcagcgacAAGCACAGAAACCACCGCAAGCAAAG GTGAATCTATCAGAAGAAGGGAGGACTGCTAAAGAAGCTGGGAAGGACAACAACAATCACAGAG GGTCACAGACTAAGACTGGTGGTAACACTCCGGTCAGCTTTCCTTACCCGGGCAACAAATCCCTTGTTCCTGCTCACGGCCCCACTGTTGGTAAAGGTGGACCTGGTACTCAGGGGTCTGAGGTGTGGGACCTAAGAAGGCTAGAAGAGGAAAGTGAAGTAGCTTTAGAGCGTCGGCGGCAACAGCTAACCCAGGAGTTGATGCGTGAGATGGCTGGTGACTCGCATCATCACATGTCAGCTATGGATAAGAAA CAAATGCATGGTCAACATGGCCATCGAAGAAGCATTTCATCTTCAAGTAGCAGCTCATCCTCATCCACTTCCTCGTCAACCTCATCATCCTCCAGTTCCTCCTCCACTGACACATCAGCTCACAGGCCTGGCCACAAGCGGGACACAAAGCGCAAGCCAAGACCCAGCAAAAGGGTTGCTCCTACAGGCGACCGCTCCAAGCTTAAGAAGACCAAGTCAGCATCATCTTC GAGAAAACATAGTAGTAGCAAAAGCAGTAAGAAGAGTCACCCTAGTAAGAAGGATCATGACAAAGTTAGGAGTCACAAGACTAGCCGTTCACCCACCAGAAGGAAGAGTTCCATGTCCAAGAAACTTTTGTCTCCTGGACGTAAACGCTCACCTTCTCCTAGTTCCAGAAAATCACACAAGATATCTCCTGGATCCTCTAAACGAAGTAaga GTAGAAAGAGGTCACACTCCCCTAGAGAACGTGTAGAATACCGGGACAACCGCATTGCTGTACCAGAGAGATCCCTAAGTCACGGACGTGACCCTAGCCTTGGATCTCACGCTGGTTCATCACGTAGTCGAGATCCAAGAGTTGATGACCGAATGCGTAGAATGTCTCCTGAGCAGATTGGAAGAGACAGATACAG TAGCAGAGCAGAATCACCAAGTCGGAGATATGAAAAGGAGCGTGGAATGGAAGAATATGTTGAACAGCGCCGAGACCGTCGGTCTCCCATATCAAGATCAAGAGAAGTTGAAAGGAAGGATCCTCATCGACATAGAGATTATGACAG gCATGAACGGGATCATTATGATGAACGACGACGTGATGACCCAAGAAGAGAAGATCGTGAAAGGGAGCAGTTGAGAGAGCGAGAATTGAGGGAAAGGGAGTTGAGGGATAGAGAACtgttgaaggaaagggagagagtggaacTGATGGAGCGGGAACAAgaacgtgaaagagagagaatgagagaagtggATGACAGGAGAG GACGCTATGCAAGAGAGCATGAATTTGCAAGGGAGCGAGAAGTAGTGGTACGTGGTGGTGGCAGGGagtatgaaggagaaagagagttctATTCACCAAGGGGGCGACCAGAGATAGATGCAAGAGTTATGCCTGTTGATGATCGACGAGCTTATGAAGACCCAGCATATGATAGATATCAGA GTGAACGTGAACGCAGTCGTTATGAAGCAGGTCGTGATCGATATGAAGAATTATCTTTACATGATCGTCGAGGACTGCCTCCTATGGAGGATCGTCGCTCTGATCGCAGAGGCCCTCCAATTGATACTCGTTTTCCAGATGAACGCAGAAG AAGTGGAGGCAGCCTTGACCCAAGAGCTCATGAAGCATGGGTGGATGAGCATCGTGGAATGGAGCGGCTGGAAAGAGCAGAGCACTTTGCCCCCCATGTTCCACCTCGCCATCGCCACCAACCAGATTGGGTGGGAGGCCGTCCACCTGCAGCTTGGGAAAG GCATGAAGACTGGGGAGATGAGTATGGTGTTGCAGTTGGCAGTCGAggtggagaatggggagaggaaccTCATGAGTGGGTAGGGGACCGTCAGGGTCCTTTGCCACCCCATCAAGAACAGTGGAGTCATCCCAG AAGGAGCTACAGGGACGaatggggaggcaggggaagcGAGTGGGTTGATCGGCCTCTTCCTGCTTATTCTGGTGGGCGTGATTTGGGTCCTCCTGCACCCCAGGGACCATCAGTTGGAAGGGCAGATCACAGTCAGCCTCCACCACTAGGACGCAGAACTCGCAGGGAGCAAGTGGAGCAAGTCATAGACCCACCTCCCTTGGCTGGATCTTCAAGCCGCCATCATCT GCCTCCTAGCAGTGAGGATGAGGGTATTGAAAGTGCCTTGGTGCCTCCCAGAGGTGGGGATGCAGGCACTCCCCCACCCCCGGACCAGGACCAGGCACTCATGCCAGGTAATGACG GGGAGTTGTGGGAGTATGATCCTGGCAGAGGTTCATGGGTGCGAAGGGCAGCTGATGCTCCACCAGCGCCTGAAGCTGAGTCACCTTCTAAGAAGGAAAAGTCCTTGTCAGAACCTCCTCAGGAAG CAGAGAGTGAAAGTGGAGGCACtgcagagataaagaaaaggagtacACCAGAAGAACCTGTCATTGAGGAAGTAACAGCTAAAAAACCACGAGTAGAAGCTCCAGCAGATGTTGAGGAGCCTGAAAACACCCTGCAGGAGAAGGATACATTCAGTGACAtcagtgatgatgctgatgacattcttaaCCAAGAG GTTGGAggatacaatgatgatgatagtcgcAACTTGAGTTCAAGTCAGTTGGAG CCTGCCTTTTTCCACCAGGATTCACGGAACATGAGCCGTGAGAATGGACCATCATATGATG atCTGTTGGATGATGAAGAAGCCATTCACCTAGAGGAGATCAGTGATGATGAGTTAGAAGAAGATCGTCAGGCTAAATTTA ATGTTGCGGGTGCTTTGGATATAAACTGGGCTTCTCTTGTGCGTGATACTCCAGCAACACATGAGGTTGCAGCAGGAACAGCTCTCAAGAGATTCAGTCCTGCTCACTTGCTGGCACGGATAGGAGTGTCTACTAGATATGCTAGAAAAGAAGTGATAGAAAGAGTCAGAGCTGTGTGTGCTGCAGATGCTGCTAAAGATGAAG AACCCAAGGACATTGAAGTGCCACCTGTAGTGGACTCCACAGGTGTTGTTCGCTTAATAAAGGCGCGAGAGGAGAGCCGCCAAAGAATCCTGGATAGTATTGGTCCCAACAGGAGAGCTCTCTGTGCAAGACAGGATATTGCCCTGAG ACGACAGCTGTGCAATCTCCCTGAACAAGATCTTCTGGGTGACAATCCATTGCTTGACAAGGATTTGTTTAGACAGTCAGTCTCTTTACTGAAATCATGTTGA